From a single Brassica rapa cultivar Chiifu-401-42 chromosome A01, CAAS_Brap_v3.01, whole genome shotgun sequence genomic region:
- the LOC103848174 gene encoding oxysterol-binding protein-related protein 3B: MAPNDPKNGGGGGGSGFFASLASSISSLGSAMTKSVNGLVGYEGLEVINPEGSTEDAAEEANRGRWKQEDRDGYWKMMQKYIGSDVTSMVTLPVIIFEPMTMLQKMAELMEYSHLLDMADETEDPYMRMVYASSWAISVYFAFQRTWKPFNPILGETYEMANYNGVNFISEQVSHHPPMSAGHAENEHFTYDCTSKLKTKFLGNSIDVYPVGRTRVTLKRDGVVLDLVPPLTKVHNLIFGRTWVDSPGEMIMTNMTTGDKVVLYFQPCGWFGSGRYEVDGYVYNANEEPKILMTGKWNESMSYQQCDGEGEPLPDTELKEVWKLVDAPKDDKYQYTHFAHKINSFDTAPKKLLPSDSRLRPDRYALEMGDMSKSGYEKSSMEERQRAEKRTREEKGQSFTPKWFDITEEVTPTPWGDLEVYQFNGKYLEHREAADKSEDNTDPKSIPFNPWQFPDMST; the protein is encoded by the exons ATGGCTCCTAACGATCCCAAaaacggcggcggcggcggagggAGTGGTTTCTTCGCTTCTCTCGCTTCCTCGATCTCAAGTTTGGGATCGGCCATGACCAAATCAGTTAACGG TTTGGTTGGCTATGAGGGACTTGAAGTTATTAACCCTGAGGGAAGTACAGAGGATGCAGCTGAGGAAGCTAACAGAGGAAGATGGAAGCAAGAGGATAGAGATGGTTATTGGAAGATGATGCAGAAGTACATAGGGTCTGACGTCACATCGATGGTGACCCTTCCTGTTATTATCTTTGAACCAATGACAATGCTCCAGAAAATGGCTGAG TTGATGGAGTACTCGCATCTACTAGACATGGCAGATGAAACTGAGGATCCTTATATGCGCATGGTGTATGCTT CTTCATGGGCTATATCTGTGTACTTTGCTTTCCAACGTACGTGGAAACCGTTTAATCCAATCCTTGGTGAGACTTATGAGATGGCTAATTACAATGGTGTCAACTTCATATCCGAACAG GTCAGCCATCACCCCCCGATGAGTGCAGGCCATGCTGAAAACGAGCATTTCACTTATGATTGTACTTCGAAACTGAAAACAAAGTTTCTCGGCAATTCCATTGACGTTTACCCAGTAGGAAG GACACGTGTGACACTTAAAAGAGATGGAGTGGTTCTTGACTTGGTACCTCCTCTAACCAAAGTTCATAACTTAATCTTTGGACGAACTTGGGTTGATTCTCCTGGGGAAATGATCATGACCAACATGACAACTGGTGACAAAGTTGTTCTTTACTTTCAACCATGTGGTTGGTTCGG ATCTGGTCGGTATGAAGTGGACGGATATGTCTATAACGCCAATGAGGAGCCCAAGATACTAATGACTGGTAAATGGAACGAGTCCATGAGTTATCAGCAGTGTGATGGTGAAGGTGAACCTCTCCCGGATACTGAACTAAAGGAG GTCTGGAAACTCGTTGATGCTCCAAAGGATGACAAGTACCAATACACACACTTTGCTCACAAGATCAATAGCTTCGACACTGCCCCAAAGAAGCTCTTGCCGTCTGATTCAAGGTTACGCCCTGATAGATACGCACTAGAGATGGGCGACATGTCCAAATCCGGCTATGAGAAGAGCAG CATGGAAGAGAGACAGAGAGCTGAAAAGAGAACCCGCGAAGAGAAAGGCCAAAGCTTTACCCCCAAGTGGTTTGATATTACTGAAGAAGTCACTCCAACACCATGGGGCGATCTCGAAGTTTACCAGTTCAATGGAAAGTACTTGGAACACCGGGAAGCTGCTGATAAATCTGAAGATAACACCGACCCTAAGTCAATCCCATTCAACCCATGGCAGTTCCCAGACATGTCGACTTGA
- the LOC103848122 gene encoding cytosolic sulfotransferase 1 isoform X2, translating to MIIQSQILLYFPTVSPIMEASQNLLQTPANFMKVDSLSQECENLISSLPSEKDFMGKNLYSYQGSWYYPSTLQAILNFQKHFRARDSDIILASFPKSGTTWLKALVFAVVHRNKNIKDVLVSRWHFRSNVVRKELYSNYSLEDMVDDFIKGVYSLGPFDDQVLRYWKESLVNSNPVLFMRYEEMIEKPEVQVMRLADFLGCSFTEEEKQSGTVEKILELCSFGNLSNLETNKTGTSVCGVAPHAFFRRGGVGDWKNHLTHEMARKLDEMVEKKLGGSGLKFE from the exons ATGATTATACAAAGTCAAATTCTTCTTTACTTTCCTACCGTTTCTCCTATTATGGAAGCTTCACAAAATCTTCTTCAAACACCTGCAAATTTCATGAAGGTCGATAGTTTGAGCCAAGAATGTGAAAATCTGATCTCTTCTTTACCTTCAGAGAAAGATTTCATGGGAAAAAACCTCTATAGCTATCAAGGATCTTGGTACTATCCCAGCACACTCCAAGCAATCCTAAACTTCCAAAAACATTTCCGAGCACGAGACAGCGATATCATCCTAGCTTCTTTCCCCAAATCAGGAACCACCTGGCTCAAGGCTCTTGTATTTGCCGTCGTCCATAGAAACAA GAACATAAAAGATGTGTTGGTCTCTCGTTGGCATTTCAGGAGCAATGTTGTTAGAAAAGAGTTATACAGTAACTATTCACTTGAAGATATGGTTGACGATTTTATCAAAGGGGTTTACTCGTTGGGACCGTTTGATGATCAAGTCTTACGTTATTGGAAAGAGAGCTTGGTGAACTCGAATCCGGTACTCTTCATGAGGTATGAAGAAATGATAGAGAAGCCTGAGGTTCAAGTTATGAGGCTCGCAGATTTCTTGGGTTGTTCGTTTACTGAAGAAGAAAAGCAAAGTGGAACGGTGGAGAAGATCTTGGAACTGTGTAGTTTTGGTAACTTGAGTAACTTGGAGACCAACAAGACTGGGACATCTGTTTGCGGAGTTGCTCCCCATGCGTTTTTTCGTAGAGGAGGAGTTGGTGACTGGAAGAATCATCTCACTCATGAAATGGCAAGAAAACTCGATGAGATGGTTGAGAAGAAATTAGGAGGTTCAGGGTTGAAGTTTGAATGA
- the LOC103848122 gene encoding cytosolic sulfotransferase 11 isoform X1 codes for MIIQSQILLYFPTVSPIMEASQNLLQTPANFMKVDSLSQECENLISSLPSEKDFMGKNLYSYQGSWYYPSTLQAILNFQKHFRARDSDIILASFPKSGTTWLKALVFAVVHRNKYAPNLVSHPLLSDNPHNLVRFIELDLYVKNQRPDLEELPSPRLFATHMPFQTLHDSLRDSPCKVVYMCRNIKDVLVSRWHFRSNVVRKELYSNYSLEDMVDDFIKGVYSLGPFDDQVLRYWKESLVNSNPVLFMRYEEMIEKPEVQVMRLADFLGCSFTEEEKQSGTVEKILELCSFGNLSNLETNKTGTSVCGVAPHAFFRRGGVGDWKNHLTHEMARKLDEMVEKKLGGSGLKFE; via the coding sequence ATGATTATACAAAGTCAAATTCTTCTTTACTTTCCTACCGTTTCTCCTATTATGGAAGCTTCACAAAATCTTCTTCAAACACCTGCAAATTTCATGAAGGTCGATAGTTTGAGCCAAGAATGTGAAAATCTGATCTCTTCTTTACCTTCAGAGAAAGATTTCATGGGAAAAAACCTCTATAGCTATCAAGGATCTTGGTACTATCCCAGCACACTCCAAGCAATCCTAAACTTCCAAAAACATTTCCGAGCACGAGACAGCGATATCATCCTAGCTTCTTTCCCCAAATCAGGAACCACCTGGCTCAAGGCTCTTGTATTTGCCGTCGTCCATAGAAACAAGTACGCTCCTAATCTTGTATCCCATCCCCTCCTCTCCGACAATCCCCACAACCTCGTTCGGTTTATTGAACTTGATTTATATGTTAAGAACCAACGTCCTGACCTAGAAGAGCTTCCTTCCCCTAGGCTTTTTGCAACCCACATGCCGTTTCAAACGCTTCATGATTCTCTAAGAGATTCTCCATGCAAAGTCGTTTACATGTGCAGGAACATAAAAGATGTGTTGGTCTCTCGTTGGCATTTCAGGAGCAATGTTGTTAGAAAAGAGTTATACAGTAACTATTCACTTGAAGATATGGTTGACGATTTTATCAAAGGGGTTTACTCGTTGGGACCGTTTGATGATCAAGTCTTACGTTATTGGAAAGAGAGCTTGGTGAACTCGAATCCGGTACTCTTCATGAGGTATGAAGAAATGATAGAGAAGCCTGAGGTTCAAGTTATGAGGCTCGCAGATTTCTTGGGTTGTTCGTTTACTGAAGAAGAAAAGCAAAGTGGAACGGTGGAGAAGATCTTGGAACTGTGTAGTTTTGGTAACTTGAGTAACTTGGAGACCAACAAGACTGGGACATCTGTTTGCGGAGTTGCTCCCCATGCGTTTTTTCGTAGAGGAGGAGTTGGTGACTGGAAGAATCATCTCACTCATGAAATGGCAAGAAAACTCGATGAGATGGTTGAGAAGAAATTAGGAGGTTCAGGGTTGAAGTTTGAATGA
- the LOC103848184 gene encoding transcriptional regulator TAC1, with product MANIKNPKNVDDDSDRISRNSHQSVDNSLSRSYLCSFCVRGFSNAQALGGHMNIHRRDRANLRQRLMEDHKDDVVAESDHPSEGISLDLNEKQQQQDAFTCEDDDQNQDVEKDISPGKKLGFWVQESKIDTTNDDEKVTEVGIDGSSSSHHGEIEGLDLELRLGQSAGEKKTT from the coding sequence ATGGCAAACATCAAAAACCCTAAAAACGTGGATGATGATTCCGATCGCATTTCAAGAAACAGTCATCAAAGCGTTGATAACTCTCTGTCAAGATCTTACTTATGCAGTTTCTGCGTAAGGGGCTTCTCGAATGCTCAAGCACTAGGAGGACATATGAACATCCACAGAAGAGACAGAGCTAATCTCAGACAAAGGCTTATGGAAGATCACAAGGATGATGTTGTAGCGGAGAGTGATCATCCATCAGAAGGTATCTCTCTAGACCTTAatgaaaaacaacaacaacaagacgCCTTTACATGTGAAGATGATGATCAAAATCAAGATGTGGAAAAAGATATAAGTCCTGGtaagaaattagggttttgggTTCAAGAAAGCAAGATTGATACTACTAATGATGATGAAAAAGTCACGGAGGTTGGCATAGATGGTTCGAGTTCGAGTCATCATGGTGAGATTGAAGGATTGGATCTTGAGCTCCGGTTAGGCCAAAGCGCCGGGGAGAAGAAGACAACATAA
- the LOC103848133 gene encoding cytosolic sulfotransferase 11 — translation MDDASQNLRTPANFMKDDDVSQECKNLISSLPSEKDFTGRKLYSYQGSWYYPNTLQAILNFQTHFQARDSDIILASLPKSGTTWLKALAFAVVHRNKYAPNLESHPLLSDNPHNLVRFLELDLYVKNQCPGLEELPSPRIFATHMPFQTLHESLRDSPCKVVYVCRDIKDVLVSRWHFRSKLVSNYSLEDIVEEYIKGVCFFGPFQEQVLSYWKESLVNSNHVLFMRYEEMIEKPEAQVIRVADFLGCPFTEEEKQSGIVENILELCSFGNLSNLEANKTGTSTCGIPHHGFFGKGGVGGWNNHLTDDMARKLDEMVEKKLEGSGLKFE, via the coding sequence ATGGATGATGCTTCACAAAATCTTCGAACACCCGCAAATTTCATGAAGGACGATGATGTGAGCCAAGAATGTAAGAATCTGATCTCTTCTTTACCTTCAGAGAAAGATTTCACGGGAAGAAAACTCTACAGCTACCAAGGATCTTGGTACTATCCCAACACACTCCAAGCAATCCTAAACTTCCAAACACATTTCCAAGCGCGAGACAGCGATATCATCCTAGCTTCTTTACCCAAATCAGGAACCACCTGGCTCAAGGCTCTTGCATTCGCCGTCGTCCATAGAAACAAGTATGCTCCTAATCTTGAATCCCATCCTCTCCTCTCCGACAATCCTCACAACCTCGTCCGGTTTCTTGAACTTGATTTATATGTCAAGAATCAATGTCCTGGCCTAGAAGAGCTTCCTTCGCCTCGGATTTTTGCAACCCACATGCCTTTTCAAACCCTTCATGAATCTCTAAGAGATTCTCCTTGCAAGGTTGTTTACGTGTGCAGGGACATAAAAGATGTGTTGGTCTCTCGTTGGCATTTCAGGAGCAAGCTTGTTAGTAACTACTCGCTTGAAGATATAGTTGAGGAGTATATTAAAGGGGTTTGCTTCTTCGGGCCGTTTCAGGAACAAGTATTAAGTTATTGGAAAGAGAGCTTGGTGAATTCGAATCATGTTCTCTTCATGAGGTATGAAGAAATGATAGAGAAGCCTGAGGCTCAAGTTATAAGAGTCGCTGATTTCTTAGGTTGTCCGTTCACTGAAGAAGAAAAGCAAAGTGGAATAGTAGAGAATATCTTGGAGCTGTGTAGTTTTGGTAACTTGAGTAACTTGGAGGCTAACAAGACTGGGACATCTACTTGTGGAATTCCTCACCATGGGTTTTTTGGTAAAGGAGGAGTTGGTGGCTGGAATAATCATCTCACTGATGATATGGCAAGAAAACTCGATGAGATGGTTGAAAAGAAACTAGAAGGTTCAGGGTTGAAGTTTGAGTGA